The nucleotide sequence CACGGACTCCTCGAAGCGGACGTAGATCTCGCCGTTCGCGAAGTCGTAGGCGCTCGTCGGCACGAGCTCGGTGCCGAGCTGCGCCGCGACCTCCTGCGCGAGACCGGGGTTGGCACGGCCCGAGAAGACCATGAGCTGCTTCTTCGGCCGCTTGCGGATGTTGGCCGAGGGCGGTCGGTTCTCTTTGCTCACGGGGTGGGGTCCTCCGGGGTGGGGTCGGTGTCCGTGCTCTGCTCGGCGGCGCGGGCGCGCTCGGCGGCCTGCGCGGTGCGGGTGCCGGCGCGGGCGCGCGCGACCCAGCCGTCGACGTTGCGCTGGCGCCCCCGGGCCACGGCGATCTGGCCCGGCCGGACGTCACCGGTGAGGGCGCTGCCGGCCGCGACGTAGGCGCCGTCGGCCACGTGCACGGGGCTGACGACGACCGACTGCGAGCCGACGAAGCTGTGCGCCCCGATCGTCGAGTGGTGCTTCGCGACGCCGTCGTAGTTGGCGAAGATCGTGCCGGCGCCGATGTTGGCGCCCTCCCCGATCGTCACGTCGCCGGCGTAGGTGAGGTGCGGGACCTTGGCCCCCTCGCCGATGTCGGCGTTCTTGGTCTCGACGAAGCCGCCGATCTTGCCGCGCGCGCCGAGCCGCGTCCCGGGCCGCAGGTAGGAGTACGGCCCGACGGTGGCCCCGTCGCCGACGACGGCGAGGTGCGCGACGGCGCGCGTCACCTCGGCGCCCTCCCCCACCTCGGTGTCGGTGAGGGTGACCTCGGGCCCGATGACGGACCCGGCGCCGATGCTGGTGGCACCGAGCAGCTGGGTGCCCGGCAGGATCGTCGCGTCCTGCCCGATCGTCACGTCGACGTCGACCCACGTGGTGGCCGGGTCGACGATGGTCACGCCGGCGCGCATGTGCCGCTCGCACACCCGGCGGTTGAGCACCCGCCCGAGCTCGGCCAGCTGGACGCGGTCGTTGACGCCCTCGGTCTGCCACGGGTCGTCGACGACGTGGGCGCTGACGACGCGGCCGGCCTCGTGGGCGATCTGCACGACGTCGGTCAGGTACTTCTCGCCCTGCGCGTTGTCGGTGCCGACCTGGGCGAGGGCCTCGCGCAGGAGGGCGGCGTCGAAGGCGTAGATGCCGGAGTTGATCTCGGTGAGGGCGCGCTCGGCCTCGCTCGCGTCCTTGTGCTCGACGATGCGGGCGACGTGCCCGTCGGCGTCGCGGACGATGCGGCCGTAGCCGGTCGGGTCCTCGAGGTGGGCGGTGATGACCGACACCGCGCTGCCGGAGGCCGTGTGCGCCTCCGTGAGCGCGACGAGGGTCTCGCCGGTGAGCAGCGGGACGTCGCCGTAGGTGACGAGGACGGTGCCGGCGAGGTCGGCGGGCAGGACCTCGAGGCCGCACTCGACGGCGCGGCCGGTGCCCTTGACCTCGTCCTGGTCGGCGACGAGCAGGCCGGCGTCGAAGCCGGCGCAGAACTCCACCACGCGGTCGCGCTCGTGGCGCACGACGACCGACACGTGCTCGGCGTCGGTGGCCCGGGCCGCGCGGACGGCGTGCCCGAGGAGGGTCGTCCCCCCGATGCGGTGGAGGACCTTGGGGGTCGAGGACTTCATCCGCGTCCCCTCGCCTGCGGCGAGGACGATGACGGCGGCCGGTCGAGTCGCGTTCACGCGCTGTGCTCCAGGTGAGATCGGTGCCACGGGCCGGGCGCCATGCTACCGCCGGGCGAGGGGCGCCCCGGCCGCGAGGGTGGGGACGCCCGCGGGGGCCGGGACGAGCGGTCGCGTGCGGTGCAGCACGAGGCTGAGGGCGCCGCAGGCCGCGAGGAGGAGGCCCGCGAGCGCGCTCACCCCGGCCCAGCCGTGGTCGGCCCACAGGCGCCCGGCGAGGGCGCCGGACACCGAGGCCCCGAGGTAGTACGAGAAGAGGTAGAGCGCGGCGGCCTGCCCCGTGGCCACGCCCCCGGCGTGCGCCCGGGCGGGCACCCAGCCGCTCGCGACGCCGTGGACGACGAAGAAGCCGGCCGTCAGCACGGCGACGCCCGCGACGAGC is from Arthrobacter sp. NEB 688 and encodes:
- the glmU gene encoding bifunctional UDP-N-acetylglucosamine diphosphorylase/glucosamine-1-phosphate N-acetyltransferase GlmU, with the protein product MNATRPAAVIVLAAGEGTRMKSSTPKVLHRIGGTTLLGHAVRAARATDAEHVSVVVRHERDRVVEFCAGFDAGLLVADQDEVKGTGRAVECGLEVLPADLAGTVLVTYGDVPLLTGETLVALTEAHTASGSAVSVITAHLEDPTGYGRIVRDADGHVARIVEHKDASEAERALTEINSGIYAFDAALLREALAQVGTDNAQGEKYLTDVVQIAHEAGRVVSAHVVDDPWQTEGVNDRVQLAELGRVLNRRVCERHMRAGVTIVDPATTWVDVDVTIGQDATILPGTQLLGATSIGAGSVIGPEVTLTDTEVGEGAEVTRAVAHLAVVGDGATVGPYSYLRPGTRLGARGKIGGFVETKNADIGEGAKVPHLTYAGDVTIGEGANIGAGTIFANYDGVAKHHSTIGAHSFVGSQSVVVSPVHVADGAYVAAGSALTGDVRPGQIAVARGRQRNVDGWVARARAGTRTAQAAERARAAEQSTDTDPTPEDPTP